A DNA window from Deltaproteobacteria bacterium contains the following coding sequences:
- a CDS encoding nucleotidyltransferase family protein gives MILSAGLGTRLRPLTLSTPKALLVVAQSPMILYSLKLLKASGLNEVVINLYHLGELVEKELGNGSQFGMKIRYSWEKEILGTGGGIKKAAEFFRGEPLIVINSDVLIDLPLKKVIQHHQRKKGIATMVVRTRDENSEFSPLEIGRGGRILSIGTAKSEEGSGTKTMMYTGVQVIEPKLLAYLPDRGPSCIVRQGYLPALAAGEKVYSYPYEGYWNDLGTMDRYRQAENDLSTRRVKLSFLE, from the coding sequence ATGATCCTTTCAGCTGGTCTTGGAACGAGGTTAAGACCGTTAACCCTTTCGACACCCAAGGCGCTTCTTGTAGTCGCCCAGTCACCGATGATCCTCTATAGCCTCAAACTATTGAAGGCCAGCGGCCTCAATGAGGTCGTGATTAATCTTTATCACCTGGGCGAATTGGTTGAGAAGGAATTGGGTAACGGTTCACAATTCGGGATGAAGATTCGTTATTCGTGGGAAAAGGAAATTTTGGGAACCGGGGGTGGCATCAAAAAGGCCGCTGAGTTTTTTCGCGGAGAACCTCTCATCGTTATCAACAGTGACGTCCTGATCGATCTGCCACTCAAGAAAGTCATTCAACATCATCAGAGGAAAAAGGGAATCGCCACAATGGTCGTTCGGACACGCGATGAAAATTCCGAGTTTAGCCCGCTGGAAATCGGACGCGGGGGAAGAATCCTCTCGATTGGCACAGCAAAGTCAGAGGAAGGATCCGGCACGAAGACGATGATGTATACCGGTGTGCAGGTGATTGAGCCAAAGCTTTTGGCCTACCTCCCAGACCGAGGCCCCTCTTGTATCGTCCGTCAGGGGTATCTCCCTGCGCTTGCTGCTGGAGAAAAGGTCTACAGCTATCCTTACGAAGGGTACTGGAATGACCTCGGCACGATGGATCGCTACCGTCAGGCCGAAAACGATCTCAGTACGAGACGTGTGAAACTTTCTTTCCTGGAATGA
- a CDS encoding anhydro-N-acetylmuramic acid kinase produces MSLGIGLISGTSADGIDAALVDISESRGKVRIKLRSFATYPYSKPIRKRILEVSTPKGGSTEEICLLNFEIGGLFADAVKKICRKAHLTLRKIDFIGSHGQTIGHFGERGTLQIGEPSIIAERTGVTTVADFRPRDIAAGGEGAPLAPYLHYLLFSDPKRNRVVNNIGGISNLTFLPKRGRIEKVLGFDTGPGNMVIDGIVEILSKGKRHYDQDGRIASRGFVSLKLLQNLLRHPFIRKRPPKSAGREEFGKIFVKDFLMRGRALRLRDEDLIATATAFTAASIAENYRRFIFPRAIPDEIIFCGGGVHNKTLMRMIRMELRGVKTSTYEEHGVKIPSDAAEAVLFAVLGFKALKGEPTNIPSVTGASRPVVLGKIIPGKKVSHVSY; encoded by the coding sequence ATGTCACTCGGTATCGGCCTTATCTCAGGCACATCGGCTGATGGGATTGATGCCGCGCTTGTCGATATTTCTGAAAGCAGAGGAAAAGTTCGAATTAAACTCCGATCCTTTGCCACCTATCCCTATTCCAAACCAATTCGAAAAAGAATCCTGGAGGTCTCGACTCCAAAAGGGGGGTCGACCGAAGAGATTTGTCTCCTCAATTTTGAAATCGGTGGGCTCTTTGCTGATGCGGTAAAGAAGATTTGTCGAAAGGCCCATCTCACTCTTCGGAAGATTGATTTCATCGGCTCACATGGTCAGACGATTGGGCATTTTGGGGAAAGAGGGACTTTACAGATCGGCGAGCCGTCGATTATCGCTGAAAGAACAGGGGTCACGACAGTCGCCGATTTTCGCCCCCGCGACATTGCTGCTGGAGGGGAGGGGGCGCCACTCGCCCCGTATCTTCACTATCTCTTGTTCTCTGATCCAAAAAGAAATCGAGTGGTGAACAACATTGGAGGGATCAGCAATCTCACCTTCCTTCCCAAAAGGGGTCGAATTGAAAAGGTCTTGGGTTTTGATACAGGCCCCGGGAATATGGTCATCGATGGGATTGTCGAGATTCTTTCCAAAGGGAAGAGGCACTATGATCAGGATGGGCGAATCGCGAGCCGCGGTTTCGTTTCCCTGAAACTTTTACAAAACTTGTTGAGACACCCCTTCATTCGAAAGAGGCCACCGAAGAGTGCTGGTCGTGAGGAGTTCGGAAAAATTTTTGTTAAAGATTTTTTGATGAGGGGCCGAGCGTTGAGACTGCGCGATGAAGATTTGATCGCCACCGCGACCGCCTTCACCGCTGCGTCGATCGCTGAAAACTATCGTCGTTTTATTTTTCCGAGAGCGATTCCAGACGAGATTATTTTTTGTGGGGGTGGGGTTCATAATAAAACCCTGATGCGGATGATTCGGATGGAGCTTCGTGGGGTTAAAACATCAACCTACGAGGAGCATGGGGTGAAGATCCCTTCGGATGCCGCCGAGGCGGTCCTTTTCGCGGTGCTCGGTTTCAAGGCTTTAAAAGGGGAGCCGACCAACATCCCCTCCGTGACTGGGGCTAGTCGTCCTGTTGTTTTAGGAAAGATCATTCCAGGAAAGAAAGTTTCACACGTCTCGTACTGA
- a CDS encoding 3-keto-5-aminohexanoate cleavage protein produces MEKVIITAALVGAELTREQTPYLPLTPDEIAEAARLSAEAGAAVLHIHVRDDQGRPTNSAGRFQEVLREIREKCRPCPLLMVSTGGAVGDSFQSRAEPLEAGPEIASLNAGSVNFGDEVFSNPLPFIEFLAKRELEKGIKPEIEVYDLSHIETAIQLIEKGFIKKPAQFQLVMGVKGGIAATEENLRLFVSRLPAGSSWTVAGIGRNEFPMAELAIKLGGNVRVGLEDNIYLEKGVLAKGSHELVKRVVELADRYHREVASIEEARKILCLA; encoded by the coding sequence GTGGAAAAGGTTATTATCACAGCAGCGTTGGTTGGGGCCGAGCTCACACGCGAACAAACCCCTTATTTGCCACTGACCCCCGACGAAATCGCCGAGGCGGCGAGACTTTCTGCAGAGGCGGGTGCGGCTGTCCTTCATATCCATGTTAGGGATGATCAGGGGAGACCCACGAACAGTGCGGGTCGGTTTCAAGAAGTCTTGCGGGAGATTCGTGAGAAATGCCGCCCGTGTCCGCTTTTGATGGTTTCGACCGGTGGGGCGGTTGGAGATTCGTTTCAGAGTCGCGCGGAACCTCTCGAGGCCGGTCCTGAGATCGCCTCACTCAATGCCGGATCGGTGAACTTCGGGGATGAGGTTTTTTCCAACCCGCTTCCGTTTATTGAATTCCTCGCGAAGCGGGAATTGGAGAAAGGGATCAAGCCAGAGATCGAGGTCTACGATCTCTCACACATTGAGACCGCTATCCAACTCATTGAGAAAGGGTTCATTAAGAAACCGGCCCAATTTCAGTTGGTGATGGGGGTTAAAGGTGGAATTGCGGCGACGGAGGAAAATCTGCGCCTCTTTGTTTCTCGTTTGCCGGCAGGGTCAAGCTGGACGGTCGCTGGTATTGGCCGCAATGAATTTCCGATGGCGGAACTGGCAATTAAATTAGGTGGAAATGTCCGAGTGGGACTCGAGGATAACATCTATCTCGAAAAAGGGGTTTTGGCGAAGGGGAGTCATGAGTTAGTCAAAAGGGTGGTCGAACTCGCTGATCGTTATCACAGAGAAGTCGCCTCGATTGAAGAGGCGAGAAAGATTTTATGCCTGGCATAG
- a CDS encoding 3-aminobutyryl-CoA ammonia lyase yields the protein MPKSRIGWKATIRKKLAQKDAHYSGGLVAGATILELFGDAATELCLRETRGKDEGLFCAYSSVEFLKPVYAGDTVEVTAKIIKVGNTSRTMRFVAKKLRPRRQWVTKAVGTVVIPSLKN from the coding sequence ATGCCCAAATCACGAATCGGTTGGAAAGCAACAATTCGCAAGAAACTAGCTCAAAAGGACGCTCACTACTCGGGTGGCTTGGTGGCGGGGGCGACAATACTTGAACTGTTCGGTGATGCGGCGACAGAACTCTGTCTCCGTGAGACCCGGGGAAAAGACGAGGGGCTTTTTTGTGCCTATTCCTCAGTTGAATTCCTGAAGCCGGTCTATGCCGGAGACACGGTCGAGGTCACTGCGAAGATCATTAAGGTAGGGAATACCTCCCGCACGATGCGGTTTGTTGCCAAAAAGTTGAGACCTCGCAGACAATGGGTGACGAAGGCGGTGGGGACTGTCGTGATCCCGTCTTTGAAGAACTAA
- a CDS encoding STAS-like domain-containing protein, whose amino-acid sequence MKKISIKQAFHDDYVSRVAGERLRHLIVESVQNKESVCLDFEGVVIASTSFFDEGIAKLALEGWDQELLKKWVRFERVNTRDRKVMERVCEFRGLKIDS is encoded by the coding sequence ATGAAAAAAATCAGCATCAAACAGGCATTTCACGATGATTACGTGTCCAGAGTTGCTGGTGAGAGATTGCGTCATCTCATTGTCGAATCGGTTCAAAATAAGGAATCTGTTTGTCTTGACTTTGAGGGTGTGGTGATTGCCAGCACTTCATTTTTTGACGAAGGAATTGCGAAGCTCGCCTTGGAGGGATGGGATCAGGAGCTTCTCAAGAAATGGGTCCGCTTTGAAAGAGTCAACACCCGCGATCGGAAAGTTATGGAAAGGGTGTGCGAGTTCCGGGGTCTAAAGATCGACTCTTAA
- a CDS encoding cobalamin B12-binding domain-containing protein, producing the protein MEKDLKKLRPYGDHLDDGKVQISFTLPIPPSDEAKEAARCYLEKLGLRYSLIACMEPMGEGFSFFVGYGYAEPTVDFTAIKVPKPEFPLLSRDELLTLAREKIGRQIVVVGGTTGSDAHTVGIDAILSMKGIHGDKGLEYYPCFKVINLRAQVSNSVLIEKAVAAKADAILVSKLVTQQDQHLKDLKELLDLLREETRLPVYLLKIVGGPRMDHKIARQVGYDAGFGGGTKPSEVASYIVHELVKRMNHEGKERVEGQDKAPPKKKGRSLLGWLGGGGEGS; encoded by the coding sequence ATGGAGAAGGATCTTAAAAAGTTGCGCCCCTATGGGGATCATCTGGATGATGGGAAGGTTCAGATCTCCTTTACTCTGCCGATCCCTCCCTCGGATGAGGCCAAAGAGGCGGCGCGTTGTTATCTCGAAAAACTCGGGCTTCGATATTCCTTGATCGCTTGCATGGAACCGATGGGGGAGGGGTTCTCGTTTTTTGTCGGTTATGGTTACGCCGAACCGACGGTTGATTTCACCGCGATCAAGGTGCCGAAACCGGAATTTCCGCTTCTTTCACGAGACGAGCTCCTGACTCTGGCAAGGGAAAAGATCGGACGCCAGATTGTGGTGGTGGGGGGGACCACAGGCTCTGATGCGCATACCGTTGGGATCGATGCGATCTTGTCGATGAAGGGGATTCATGGAGACAAGGGATTGGAGTATTATCCCTGTTTCAAAGTGATCAACCTTCGGGCCCAGGTTTCAAATTCAGTTCTGATTGAAAAGGCGGTCGCGGCGAAGGCCGACGCGATTTTGGTTTCGAAACTGGTGACCCAGCAGGATCAGCATTTAAAAGATCTGAAAGAATTATTGGACTTGCTCAGAGAGGAAACCCGTCTGCCGGTGTACCTCCTGAAGATTGTTGGCGGGCCGCGCATGGATCATAAGATCGCCCGTCAGGTTGGCTACGATGCCGGATTTGGTGGGGGGACAAAACCATCAGAGGTGGCAAGTTATATTGTCCATGAACTTGTGAAAAGGATGAACCATGAAGGCAAGGAAAGGGTGGAAGGCCAGGATAAGGCTCCACCTAAGAAAAAAGGACGCTCACTACTCGGGTGGCTTGGTGGCGGGGGCGAAGGTTCTTAG
- a CDS encoding D-lysine 5,6-aminomutase subunit alpha: MVSKLNLDRDKVEGCRASASKIAKNIQDFIQSHTSVSIERTVLRLFGIEEAYKDKPLVNRVIETLTPEELSLGICHWLGRALVSQRTTPISLCLRVAEGHLRLQDSPEVAPEEAKEALAPLVQSALRKIDQARQHREKRLASFPPSPRPLKYLIVATGNIYEDIDQAKAAAKGGADCIAVIRSTAQSLLDYVPGGATTEGFGGTYATQENFRLMRKAMDEVSDEVGRYIRVVNYSSGLCMAEIAAMAAVERLDYLLNDSMYGILFRDINMKRTLTDQYFSRLIIAHAGIVINTGEDNYLTTAESYRAFPQVLASQFINEQLALQAHLIPEQMGLGHAFEMDPSIPDSFLYEVAQAELVREVFPKSPIKYMPPTRHKTGDIFFGHVLDAMFNLVGVMTHQDIQLLGMATEAIHNPLLQDRFMSLKSANYIFNAARNLADEIDWSPNGKLVRRARGVLEDAQILLHKVERMGLFKAIQEGLFANMQREIDGGRGLDGMLRKGSHYWNPLQEALEEERPEETERLGGRQEGGERRGRIPGRRRGPPHRREGHHPERRRRPRGPSRRGGREPRRESHGGGGDSHGEGS, translated from the coding sequence ATAGTGTCAAAGCTTAATCTGGACCGTGACAAGGTCGAGGGGTGTCGTGCCTCTGCCTCAAAGATCGCCAAAAATATCCAGGATTTTATCCAGAGTCATACGTCGGTTTCTATCGAGCGGACGGTGCTTCGGCTTTTCGGTATTGAGGAGGCATACAAGGACAAGCCTCTCGTGAATCGTGTGATTGAGACGCTGACACCGGAGGAATTGTCACTGGGGATTTGTCACTGGCTCGGGAGGGCGCTCGTTTCTCAGAGAACCACCCCGATCAGTCTTTGTCTTCGGGTGGCTGAAGGGCATCTGCGTCTTCAGGATTCCCCTGAAGTCGCCCCTGAAGAGGCGAAAGAGGCGCTGGCACCGTTGGTGCAGTCGGCCTTGCGTAAGATCGATCAGGCCCGCCAGCACCGCGAGAAGAGGCTCGCCTCCTTCCCTCCCTCGCCACGTCCCTTGAAGTACCTGATTGTGGCGACCGGGAATATCTATGAAGATATCGATCAGGCGAAGGCGGCTGCCAAGGGAGGGGCTGATTGTATCGCCGTGATTCGGAGTACCGCTCAGAGCTTGCTTGATTATGTGCCGGGGGGGGCGACGACAGAAGGGTTCGGCGGGACCTATGCGACGCAGGAAAATTTCCGATTGATGCGAAAGGCGATGGATGAGGTCTCTGACGAGGTGGGTCGCTATATACGCGTTGTTAATTATTCCTCCGGTCTTTGTATGGCTGAGATCGCTGCGATGGCGGCGGTGGAGCGGCTTGATTATCTCTTGAACGACAGCATGTACGGGATCCTCTTTCGTGACATTAACATGAAGAGGACGCTGACCGATCAGTATTTTTCCCGTCTGATTATTGCGCATGCGGGGATCGTAATTAACACCGGCGAAGATAATTATCTCACGACGGCCGAATCGTACCGCGCCTTCCCTCAGGTCCTGGCTTCCCAGTTTATCAACGAACAATTGGCGCTTCAGGCCCACCTCATACCGGAACAGATGGGACTCGGACATGCGTTTGAGATGGATCCTTCAATCCCAGACAGCTTTCTCTATGAAGTTGCCCAGGCCGAGCTCGTTCGAGAGGTATTCCCCAAGTCCCCTATCAAGTATATGCCACCGACCCGACACAAGACCGGAGATATCTTTTTCGGACATGTCCTCGATGCAATGTTTAATCTCGTCGGTGTCATGACGCATCAGGATATCCAGCTCCTCGGCATGGCGACCGAGGCGATTCACAACCCCCTGCTTCAGGATCGATTTATGAGTCTCAAGTCGGCGAATTACATCTTCAATGCCGCCCGAAATCTTGCGGATGAGATCGATTGGTCTCCGAATGGGAAGTTGGTGCGTCGTGCACGGGGTGTTCTGGAAGATGCGCAAATACTGCTTCATAAGGTGGAAAGAATGGGGCTCTTCAAGGCGATTCAAGAAGGGCTTTTTGCGAACATGCAGCGGGAGATCGATGGAGGACGAGGTTTGGATGGGATGCTTCGTAAGGGATCTCACTACTGGAATCCGCTTCAGGAGGCGCTTGAGGAAGAGAGGCCAGAAGAAACGGAACGTCTTGGAGGTCGTCAGGAAGGGGGAGAGAGGAGGGGCAGGATTCCTGGCCGGAGAAGGGGCCCTCCCCATAGACGTGAGGGGCACCATCCGGAGAGGAGGCGTCGTCCTCGTGGACCCAGCCGTCGTGGAGGTCGTGAGCCCCGTCGTGAATCACACGGGGGAGGAGGTGATTCTCATGGAGAAGGATCTTAA
- a CDS encoding L-erythro-3,5-diaminohexanoate dehydrogenase, producing the protein MRGPGDHYGCHRSLIPAGGFPQAAEKLDSSLPIYQNEILISVERLNIDAASFHQIRTAAHDSEDKIRRQILEIVQKRGKMHNPVTNSGGMLLGTVKEIGPKVSHKGFSVGDRIATLVSLTLTPLALEEIQEIDLEGDQIAVKGDAILFESGIAHKIPPDLPEKIALAVFDVCGAPALTMHLTHVGETVVIFGTGKAGLLAAAAVRKKIGHAGQIFLFDRSPEAVEAAKGLSFINDAIVVDATDPKSVREVVSERTGSRMADLVINCANVRGTEVSSILSAKRSGTVLFFNMATNFQAAVLGAEGIGHETRLIMGNGYYPGHADLALNLVREIPELKVWFERRFGNP; encoded by the coding sequence TTGCGTGGACCTGGTGATCATTACGGTTGTCATCGTTCCCTGATTCCGGCGGGAGGCTTTCCTCAGGCGGCAGAGAAGCTCGACTCTTCTCTTCCAATTTACCAGAACGAAATTCTGATCAGTGTCGAACGCCTCAATATCGACGCCGCCAGCTTCCATCAGATTCGGACCGCGGCGCACGACAGCGAAGATAAAATCCGTCGGCAGATTTTAGAGATCGTCCAGAAACGGGGGAAGATGCACAATCCGGTCACGAATTCCGGCGGGATGCTGCTTGGGACTGTGAAGGAGATCGGGCCTAAAGTTTCACACAAGGGGTTTTCCGTGGGAGATCGGATCGCGACGTTGGTTTCTCTGACCCTGACCCCTCTCGCGTTGGAAGAAATTCAGGAGATTGATCTGGAAGGAGACCAGATTGCTGTGAAAGGGGATGCGATCCTCTTTGAAAGTGGGATTGCCCACAAAATCCCGCCCGATCTTCCTGAAAAGATCGCCCTCGCGGTTTTTGATGTTTGTGGGGCCCCGGCGCTCACGATGCATCTCACGCATGTCGGAGAGACGGTTGTTATCTTCGGAACGGGGAAGGCTGGGCTCCTGGCTGCCGCGGCTGTTCGGAAGAAAATCGGTCATGCCGGTCAGATTTTTCTTTTCGATCGAAGTCCGGAGGCGGTCGAGGCGGCGAAAGGGCTTTCTTTTATTAATGATGCGATTGTGGTCGATGCGACCGATCCGAAGTCTGTCCGTGAGGTGGTCAGTGAGAGGACCGGATCGCGAATGGCGGATCTCGTGATTAATTGTGCGAATGTTCGTGGGACGGAGGTCTCTTCGATCTTGTCTGCGAAGCGATCGGGGACGGTTCTCTTCTTCAATATGGCGACTAATTTTCAGGCGGCGGTGTTGGGGGCCGAGGGGATCGGTCACGAGACGCGACTCATCATGGGAAATGGTTATTATCCGGGGCATGCCGATTTGGCATTGAATCTCGTGCGAGAAATCCCAGAACTTAAAGTGTGGTTTGAAAGACGGTTTGGAAACCCTTGA
- a CDS encoding class I SAM-dependent RNA methyltransferase translates to MAEDQFISIERLSFGGDGIGKIEGKVVFVPFSVPGDRLKVRIVESKERFNRGEILEIIEPSPLRVQPPCPVFGRCGGCQWQQIDYPSQLSSKELILRETLERIGGLKGISILPIISSAHPWNYRNRLQLHRDSKGRIGFLAREAHEVVEFEECFIADPKLNEAVQRLRREAPTEHRLFELAMTHDSKVTLSGLKSEDDRAFSQTNPSVNEELVKTVFQFAFGGAEAAFTQKWNIVELYCGKGNLTFALAQAGGRVIAVDESREALKEAEEEAKKRRMTHLEFIASAAEWGLKTVLRRGMPVDILVLDPPRRGAKEILDLLLVIKPRVIVYVSCDPSTLARDLKFLVNRHYEVEMVRPLDMFPQTYHIESVTKLVRKNGN, encoded by the coding sequence ATGGCGGAAGATCAATTCATCTCGATCGAAAGACTCTCCTTCGGTGGGGATGGGATCGGCAAGATCGAGGGGAAGGTGGTTTTTGTTCCCTTCTCTGTCCCCGGAGATCGGCTTAAAGTCAGGATTGTCGAGAGCAAGGAGCGGTTTAATCGGGGTGAGATTCTGGAGATTATCGAACCGTCTCCACTTCGCGTTCAGCCCCCATGTCCCGTTTTTGGTCGTTGTGGCGGGTGCCAGTGGCAGCAGATCGATTATCCCTCTCAACTCTCTTCGAAGGAACTGATCCTTCGTGAGACGCTGGAAAGAATCGGGGGACTCAAAGGGATTTCTATTCTTCCGATCATTTCATCTGCGCATCCCTGGAATTACCGAAACCGGCTTCAGCTCCATCGGGACTCGAAAGGCCGGATCGGATTTCTGGCGCGTGAGGCGCATGAAGTGGTGGAGTTTGAGGAGTGTTTTATTGCCGATCCAAAATTGAATGAAGCGGTTCAGAGGTTGCGCAGAGAGGCGCCCACGGAACATCGCCTTTTTGAATTGGCGATGACCCATGATTCGAAGGTCACTCTTTCCGGTTTGAAATCGGAAGACGATCGGGCCTTTTCACAGACAAACCCTTCCGTGAATGAAGAGCTCGTCAAGACAGTCTTTCAATTTGCCTTTGGGGGGGCGGAGGCTGCCTTTACCCAAAAATGGAATATCGTCGAGCTTTATTGCGGAAAGGGGAATTTGACATTTGCGCTTGCTCAGGCGGGTGGAAGGGTTATCGCCGTCGATGAATCCAGAGAGGCGCTTAAGGAGGCGGAGGAGGAGGCGAAGAAGAGGAGGATGACCCATCTGGAATTTATCGCAAGTGCCGCCGAGTGGGGGCTCAAGACGGTTCTTCGACGCGGGATGCCTGTCGATATCCTTGTCCTCGATCCGCCGCGGCGTGGGGCGAAGGAGATCCTCGATCTGCTCCTGGTAATCAAACCACGCGTGATCGTTTATGTCTCTTGTGATCCCTCGACACTGGCGCGCGATCTGAAATTTCTTGTGAATCGACATTACGAAGTAGAGATGGTACGTCCGCTCGACATGTTCCCGCAGACGTATCATATTGAGAGTGTAACTAAGCTGGTTCGGAAAAATGGGAATTAA
- a CDS encoding response regulator has protein sequence MTEKILKILLIEDEAAQARLVQEMIQEEGKGSVELEWASSLKETLSKLDHSSYDLILTDLALPDSFGLVTFEKIHAKTPHIPIIVLTGTIEDDEVALEALKKGAQDYLSKNTMSGFLLMRAIRYAIERKKLDQLKEEFIHTVSHEVRTPLTVVRGTIDNLLQGVGGTLSEKQGQMLRLGLRNLDRLGRIIHDVLDLARLESGKIQMSPGSVDLKDLVQELIDIFGAEAREREIKIISEFESGLKPVRGDRDLLLQLFVNLVGNALRYARSRVEISAKLLPSSHEVLVAVVDDGPGIPKERIGDLFQKFVQVGRPSGGTGYKGTGLGLVICKDIIQLHKGRIWCESEEGAGARFFFALPL, from the coding sequence GTGACAGAAAAGATCCTTAAGATCCTTTTGATAGAGGACGAAGCGGCCCAGGCACGTCTCGTCCAGGAGATGATTCAGGAAGAAGGGAAAGGATCTGTCGAACTGGAGTGGGCCTCCTCGCTGAAGGAGACTCTTTCGAAACTGGATCACAGCTCTTATGACCTTATCTTGACCGATCTTGCCCTGCCGGATTCCTTTGGGTTGGTCACCTTTGAAAAAATTCATGCGAAGACGCCTCATATCCCGATCATTGTCCTGACAGGGACGATTGAGGATGACGAGGTTGCCCTTGAAGCTCTCAAGAAAGGGGCCCAGGATTATCTTTCAAAAAATACAATGAGTGGATTTCTCTTGATGCGAGCGATCCGTTACGCCATCGAGAGGAAAAAACTGGATCAGCTGAAAGAAGAGTTTATCCATACCGTCAGTCACGAGGTGCGGACCCCTCTGACAGTGGTCAGAGGGACGATCGACAACCTTCTTCAAGGGGTTGGCGGGACTCTCTCTGAAAAGCAGGGGCAGATGTTACGGCTTGGGCTTCGAAATCTGGACCGATTGGGAAGGATTATCCATGATGTGCTTGATCTGGCACGCCTTGAGTCCGGGAAAATTCAGATGTCACCGGGATCGGTTGATCTAAAAGATCTTGTTCAGGAATTAATCGACATCTTTGGGGCGGAGGCTCGAGAGAGGGAGATCAAAATCATTTCGGAATTCGAGTCCGGTTTAAAACCTGTGAGGGGAGATCGGGATCTCCTCCTTCAGCTCTTCGTGAATCTTGTCGGGAATGCGCTCCGGTATGCGAGGAGCCGGGTTGAAATATCCGCGAAACTCCTCCCCTCATCCCATGAGGTTTTGGTTGCGGTAGTCGATGACGGTCCGGGAATTCCCAAGGAACGGATCGGGGATCTTTTCCAAAAGTTTGTTCAGGTAGGCCGTCCTTCTGGAGGGACTGGTTACAAGGGGACAGGACTCGGCCTCGTTATTTGTAAGGATATTATCCAGCTTCACAAGGGGAGGATCTGGTGTGAGAGCGAAGAAGGGGCGGGGGCCCGGTTTTTCTTTGCGCTGCCGTTATAG
- a CDS encoding response regulator: MSEWQEFNAKPIEILLVEDNPGDIRLIQEAFREEKIINKMQIVNDGEEAVDYIFGRGSHVGRVLPDLVILDLNLPKKDGREVLREVKNDEKMKMIPVIILTSSRAEEDIVKSYMSHANCYIAKPTDFEKFTDVVKRIENFWFTVVSLPPTMKG, encoded by the coding sequence ATGTCTGAATGGCAGGAATTTAATGCGAAACCGATCGAGATCCTCTTGGTGGAAGACAACCCCGGCGATATCAGGCTCATCCAGGAGGCCTTCCGGGAGGAGAAGATTATTAACAAGATGCAGATTGTGAACGATGGTGAAGAGGCGGTTGATTATATTTTTGGTCGTGGTTCTCATGTCGGTCGAGTCCTTCCGGATCTCGTCATTCTCGATCTGAATCTGCCTAAGAAGGATGGAAGGGAAGTCCTTCGAGAGGTTAAGAATGATGAAAAAATGAAGATGATCCCTGTGATCATCCTGACTTCATCCCGTGCCGAAGAGGATATCGTGAAGTCCTATATGAGCCACGCCAATTGTTACATTGCGAAGCCGACCGATTTTGAAAAATTTACCGATGTGGTGAAGAGGATCGAGAATTTCTGGTTTACTGTGGTGAGCCTCCCTCCCACAATGAAAGGATAA